A region from the Candidatus Binatia bacterium genome encodes:
- a CDS encoding PH domain-containing protein, which translates to MQNQGELRLGFSNEIKTDDELPAVGDLAFRSLEPSYALMRQRVICSVVALFALMAVLAVLFQRQLPFALWGPVSVAFSVLTMAGLLMAVYRRLADPRKAYALRDHDLSFRSGVWFVSVVTQPIARIQHVELTQGPLERRYDLANVLAFSAGGQQHTFAIPGLKRSEAERLRQFILQHRDARDDES; encoded by the coding sequence ATGCAAAACCAGGGAGAACTCAGACTGGGATTCTCGAACGAAATTAAGACGGATGACGAACTTCCAGCGGTAGGAGATCTGGCGTTCCGATCCCTCGAGCCCAGCTATGCGCTCATGCGCCAGCGTGTGATTTGTTCCGTTGTTGCGCTCTTTGCCCTGATGGCGGTTCTTGCTGTTCTGTTTCAAAGGCAGCTGCCATTCGCACTTTGGGGTCCGGTCTCCGTTGCCTTTTCGGTCCTGACCATGGCGGGGCTATTGATGGCGGTGTACCGGCGCCTGGCCGATCCAAGGAAAGCCTACGCGCTTCGTGACCACGATTTGAGTTTTCGGTCCGGCGTGTGGTTCGTCAGTGTTGTCACGCAGCCGATCGCCCGAATTCAGCATGTCGAGCTCACGCAAGGCCCTTTGGAGCGAAGGTATGATCTGGCCAACGTGCTTGCCTTCAGTGCAGGAGGTCAACAGCACACATTTGCAATCCCCGGACTGAAGCGAAGCGAGGCCGAACGCCTGAGGCAGTTCATCCTTCAGCACCGGGACGCGCGCGATGACGAGTCCTGA
- a CDS encoding acyltransferase family protein has product MSSPQRIKFEPALEGLRGFALLGMILFHSQFEWARGGFLPIATFFSLSGYLITSLFLSEWERSGRLDLVAFWARRFRRLMPAALLTLVIMAIFARFIASAAQRTALAEDVFWSLFYVANWHFYISNTAYTELFSAPSPLQHFWSLAIEEQFYFLFPLVAAGALLLGRGSHRVLAAVLLGLSGISVVIGVLLIGQGAPIDRVYYGSDTRAAELLLGGALAVWTFGRPAFSGSARLLVQVVGLVCLVLMVWTWSVVDLNSVWLYQGGFALYTILSLGVILASVQPEGPLRTFLANRFLRWTGRVSYAAYLFHWPIFLLLNEQRTGLAEPALLLLRVSITFALAECSYRFLESPIRSGKWLRGARPYFATGFALVLVVSLSRSAIAVPRFADGGYDPSPHVAEIVPMFERMKQLPPVKAPESSARSGSPRVAVFGDSTGAALTIGLSHWLERTGLGQPRIGVSELGCGLLRQGDYRYQGKVLPRPAHCQPRGAAWEANILTQDPDVAVVSFGPWEVCDRRFVDGGSWMHLGDPAVDDAVRAELLEAVDLLAARGALVVWLTHPAIDVRDPETGAAPVKAYPESDVARMIRFNELVRELEVLRPGKVVVLDVATYLRDSSGGELDPLFRPDGTHLDAEGSLRLANDFVGPEVIRLYERERGRAAASGSPED; this is encoded by the coding sequence ATGTCGTCCCCTCAGCGAATCAAGTTCGAGCCTGCACTCGAAGGTCTCCGTGGTTTTGCCTTGCTCGGGATGATTCTTTTCCATTCGCAGTTCGAGTGGGCGCGCGGAGGCTTTCTGCCGATCGCGACTTTTTTTTCCTTGTCCGGCTATTTGATCACCTCGCTCTTTCTAAGCGAGTGGGAGCGGTCGGGGCGGCTGGACCTGGTAGCTTTCTGGGCGCGTCGCTTCCGGCGCCTGATGCCGGCGGCTCTCCTGACTCTCGTGATCATGGCGATCTTTGCCCGGTTCATAGCCTCGGCGGCGCAACGAACGGCTCTCGCGGAAGATGTTTTCTGGTCTCTTTTCTACGTAGCGAACTGGCACTTCTACATTTCGAATACGGCCTATACAGAGTTGTTTTCGGCGCCGTCTCCGCTCCAGCACTTCTGGTCGCTGGCCATCGAGGAGCAATTCTACTTTCTATTTCCTCTTGTGGCTGCGGGGGCATTGCTGCTCGGTCGTGGCTCGCATCGGGTGCTGGCAGCCGTCCTTCTCGGTCTGAGCGGTATTTCGGTCGTGATCGGAGTCCTGCTGATAGGGCAAGGCGCACCGATCGACCGCGTCTACTATGGTTCGGATACACGTGCGGCCGAGCTTTTGCTGGGAGGGGCGCTGGCGGTCTGGACTTTCGGGCGCCCGGCCTTCTCAGGGTCTGCAAGGTTGCTGGTGCAGGTTGTGGGTCTCGTTTGTCTCGTGCTCATGGTCTGGACGTGGTCTGTCGTTGATCTGAATTCGGTTTGGCTCTACCAAGGCGGCTTCGCGCTTTATACGATTCTCTCACTCGGCGTGATTCTCGCGTCGGTACAACCAGAGGGGCCTTTGCGAACTTTTCTCGCCAATCGATTCCTTCGTTGGACCGGACGTGTTTCCTACGCCGCATACCTGTTTCACTGGCCCATCTTTCTGCTGCTGAACGAACAAAGGACTGGCCTGGCGGAGCCGGCCTTGTTGCTCCTGAGAGTCTCGATCACATTTGCTCTTGCCGAGTGCTCCTACCGTTTTCTGGAATCTCCGATTCGCAGCGGAAAGTGGCTTCGTGGAGCGAGGCCTTATTTTGCCACCGGCTTTGCTCTTGTGCTGGTCGTCTCCTTGTCCCGATCTGCCATCGCGGTCCCGCGCTTTGCCGACGGAGGATATGATCCGTCGCCTCATGTCGCCGAGATCGTTCCGATGTTCGAGCGCATGAAGCAGCTGCCGCCGGTCAAAGCTCCGGAGTCGTCGGCCCGATCGGGCTCTCCTCGAGTGGCCGTTTTTGGCGACTCGACCGGGGCCGCGCTGACGATTGGTCTGTCGCATTGGCTTGAACGCACGGGGCTGGGTCAGCCGCGGATTGGTGTTTCGGAGCTGGGATGCGGACTGTTGCGGCAAGGGGACTATCGGTATCAGGGAAAAGTACTGCCGCGGCCGGCGCATTGTCAGCCTCGAGGTGCGGCTTGGGAAGCGAATATTTTGACGCAGGATCCCGATGTGGCGGTCGTCTCGTTCGGGCCTTGGGAGGTTTGCGACCGGCGCTTCGTCGACGGGGGCTCCTGGATGCATCTGGGCGATCCCGCGGTTGATGATGCGGTTCGCGCGGAACTTCTGGAGGCTGTGGACCTTCTCGCAGCGCGAGGGGCGCTGGTCGTCTGGCTCACTCATCCAGCGATCGATGTTCGTGATCCGGAAACCGGTGCCGCGCCCGTGAAAGCCTATCCGGAGTCTGATGTCGCGAGGATGATTCGTTTCAACGAACTCGTGCGGGAACTCGAGGTTCTGCGGCCGGGGAAGGTTGTCGTCCTCGACGTAGCGACTTACCTTCGGGACTCGAGTGGCGGCGAATTGGACCCCTTGTTCCGTCCGGATGGAACTCATCTCGATGCCGAAGGCTCTTTGCGACTGGCCAACGATTTTGTCGGGCCCGAGGTGATTCGTCTCTACGAACGCGAGAGAGGCCGCGCGGCAGCCAGCGGGTCGCCCGAAGATTGA
- a CDS encoding isocitrate/isopropylmalate dehydrogenase family protein, protein MSDHEVVLIPGDGIGPEVSEAVRRVLDAASAPIEWTEELAGLAAIEREGEVLPGRTLDAVRRTGIALKGPCTTPVGEGFSSVNVQLRRTLSLHAALRPVRNLPGVATRYEDVDLIVVRENTEGLYSGVENEITDGVVTSLKVATEKACLRIARTGFAYAASRGRNRVSVFHKANIMKLSDGLFLRCAREVHEDFPDIELEELIIDAGCMKLVQDPSRFDVLLMENLYGDVVSDLCAGLVGGLGVVPGANLGDGRAIFEAVHGSAPDIAGQNRANPLALLMSGVMMLNHLAETRSDGRCAAAARRIKAGYDHALETGQTTADIGGSLGTAGFAEAVIAGLPAAA, encoded by the coding sequence ATGTCAGACCATGAAGTTGTATTGATCCCCGGCGACGGTATCGGGCCGGAGGTTTCGGAGGCAGTCCGGCGGGTGCTCGATGCGGCGAGCGCTCCTATTGAGTGGACGGAGGAGCTTGCCGGTCTCGCGGCGATCGAGCGTGAGGGCGAAGTCCTGCCGGGTCGCACTCTCGACGCTGTTCGTCGAACCGGGATCGCGCTGAAAGGGCCCTGTACAACGCCGGTCGGGGAGGGTTTTTCTTCGGTCAATGTGCAGCTGCGGCGCACACTCTCGCTGCATGCAGCGCTCCGCCCTGTAAGGAATTTGCCGGGTGTAGCGACGCGCTATGAGGACGTGGACCTGATCGTCGTCAGGGAAAATACCGAAGGCCTTTATAGCGGTGTGGAGAATGAAATCACGGACGGGGTAGTCACTTCGCTGAAGGTGGCCACCGAAAAAGCCTGCCTGCGGATTGCACGGACGGGTTTTGCCTATGCCGCGAGTCGAGGCCGCAATCGGGTGTCCGTCTTTCATAAGGCGAATATCATGAAACTCAGTGATGGGCTGTTCCTGCGGTGCGCCCGTGAGGTTCACGAAGACTTTCCGGATATCGAATTGGAGGAATTGATCATCGATGCCGGCTGCATGAAATTGGTGCAGGATCCCTCTCGCTTCGATGTTCTCCTGATGGAGAACCTTTACGGGGATGTTGTCAGTGATCTTTGCGCAGGCCTTGTGGGAGGGCTTGGTGTCGTCCCGGGGGCGAATCTCGGTGACGGTCGGGCGATATTTGAGGCGGTTCACGGCTCTGCGCCGGACATCGCCGGCCAGAATCGGGCAAATCCTCTCGCCCTCCTGATGTCCGGTGTGATGATGCTCAATCATCTCGCAGAGACTCGAAGCGATGGCCGATGTGCCGCCGCCGCGCGGCGAATCAAGGCCGGCTACGACCATGCTCTCGAGACGGGCCAGACCACAGCGGATATCGGCGGGAGTCTCGGA
- a CDS encoding PH domain-containing protein, translated as MTSPETTGTGPPEGAWQRISPLAVVFFMLRGLRALGSQFVYLIPPLFVARNQIGERLGAFLWLVALLPVLGTFWCGLVWLRYRYRVGPDRIEIRSGVLFRKQTHVPFDRIQNIHIEQPLYFRLFGYCSLRLDTAGSSQGEAHLVAIRLDRARELRANLLATKKPIRAPEEDLDEEREVVLNRRSLGDLTVHGLTNNRIWLFVGVLVPFLQRIGDAIPSYLKESGVDFQLPTSAMDQSRVALALTAVGFAVLVISGLLLFSIMGSILTYYGYTLSRAGGRYCCRAGLLTKKEFGMPTRRLQSIHYRQSWLDLVLGRVNLLLKQNSSGLPEPPGVEKSDQLLVPSVTPDEAWDLIADAMPDSAMRNIDFHAPSKRLINRYSLWAIWPALACVASVVIALPLVVSLGCLALAILVVVVSWLRWRRWGYAFDDEFIYIRRGLIGVEYLCFERYKLQQIGYASSPFLRRHRSLNLQFVLASESIYLPYVDRSTIAPLVDRSLYQVESSGRSWM; from the coding sequence ATGACGAGTCCTGAAACGACCGGTACTGGACCGCCCGAAGGCGCCTGGCAACGGATCTCCCCGCTCGCTGTGGTCTTCTTCATGCTTCGCGGGTTGCGTGCGCTCGGGAGCCAGTTTGTCTACCTCATTCCCCCACTTTTTGTCGCTCGCAATCAGATCGGGGAGCGACTCGGGGCTTTCTTGTGGCTTGTCGCTCTTCTTCCTGTCTTGGGCACCTTCTGGTGCGGGCTGGTTTGGTTGCGCTACCGCTACAGAGTCGGCCCCGACCGCATCGAGATCAGGTCGGGCGTTCTGTTCCGCAAGCAAACGCACGTCCCTTTTGATCGGATTCAGAACATCCATATCGAACAGCCGTTATATTTTCGGCTTTTCGGCTACTGCAGCCTCCGGCTGGATACCGCCGGATCGAGTCAGGGCGAAGCACATCTCGTCGCCATTCGCCTCGACCGCGCGAGAGAGCTCCGAGCCAACTTGTTGGCGACAAAAAAACCCATTCGGGCGCCCGAGGAAGATCTCGATGAGGAGCGGGAAGTGGTCCTGAACCGTCGTTCGTTGGGAGATCTGACGGTTCATGGGCTGACAAATAACCGGATCTGGTTATTTGTCGGGGTGCTGGTGCCTTTTTTGCAGCGCATCGGGGATGCGATCCCTTCCTATCTCAAAGAGAGCGGGGTGGATTTTCAGCTCCCGACGTCGGCTATGGATCAAAGCAGGGTTGCGTTGGCCCTGACGGCTGTCGGTTTTGCCGTGCTAGTCATTTCGGGCCTGTTGTTGTTTTCCATCATGGGCTCGATTCTGACCTATTACGGCTACACTCTCTCTCGTGCAGGTGGCCGTTATTGCTGCCGGGCCGGGCTTTTGACGAAAAAAGAGTTTGGGATGCCGACGCGACGTTTGCAGAGCATTCACTACCGGCAGAGCTGGCTTGATCTGGTGCTGGGCCGGGTGAACCTTTTGCTCAAGCAGAACAGTTCCGGGCTGCCGGAGCCGCCGGGCGTAGAGAAGTCTGACCAACTGCTCGTGCCTTCGGTGACCCCGGATGAGGCATGGGATCTGATAGCGGACGCGATGCCTGATTCGGCGATGCGAAATATCGACTTTCATGCCCCAAGCAAAAGGCTGATCAATCGCTACTCTCTTTGGGCGATATGGCCGGCGCTCGCCTGTGTCGCTTCCGTCGTAATCGCTCTGCCGCTGGTCGTGTCGCTCGGATGCCTGGCCTTGGCGATCCTCGTCGTTGTCGTCTCCTGGCTCCGATGGCGGCGCTGGGGCTACGCCTTTGACGACGAGTTCATCTATATCCGAAGGGGTCTGATCGGAGTCGAGTATCTCTGCTTCGAGCGATACAAACTTCAGCAGATCGGGTACGCAAGCAGTCCATTCTTGCGGCGTCATCGGAGCCTCAATCTCCAGTTTGTGCTGGCTTCGGAATCGATCTACCTACCCTATGTCGATCGATCGACGATCGCGCCTCTTGTCGATCGAAGCCTCTACCAAGTGGAGTCTTCGGGGCGGTCGTGGATGTAG